One segment of Castanea sativa cultivar Marrone di Chiusa Pesio chromosome 3, ASM4071231v1 DNA contains the following:
- the LOC142628378 gene encoding uncharacterized protein LOC142628378 — MTLMLLQRFSSCPKKHELKLDNNPNKKCYICNECKEYGSNGMRYRCEDCDYDLHKDCMFSKPTTTHKIFKDFVFKFYEQPPPSKLYGKRTKRYCNACGKHLKGFIYHCPEKDLDLHPCCLNLMKEFQIDHVKFHLHGTKSKCIYCNQIDLSGIEVWSYMSECGEYNVHVSCIRELIVEELENGTTDILALKNLGLPIQHRLKRNGGMGKCA, encoded by the coding sequence ATGACTCTAATGTTATTGCAACGATTTTCTTCTTGTCCCAAGAAGCATGAGCTCAAGCTAGATaacaatccaaacaaaaaatgcTACATATGCAACGAATGCAAGGAATATGGCAGCAATGGAATGAGATACAGATGTGAAGATTGTGACTATGATCTTCACAAAGATTGCATGTTTAGCAAGCCCACCACAACCCACAAGATCTTCAAAGACTTCGTTTTCAAATTCTACGAGCAACCACCCCCTTCAAAACTCTACGGCAAAAGAACCAAGAGGTATTGTAATGCTTGTGGGAAACATCTCAAAGGTTTCATCTACCATTGCCCTGAAAAGGACTTGGATTTGCACCCTTGTTGTCTCAACCTCATGAAAGAATTCCAAATTGATCATGTGAAATTTCACCTTCATGGGACTAAGTCAAAGTGCATATATTGCAATCAAATTGACTTGTCGGGAATTGAGGTGTGGTCGTACATGTCCGAGTGTGGTGAGTATAATGTTCATGTTTCTTGCATAAGGGAACTGATAGTTGAGGAATTGGAGAATGGAACAACTGATATTTTGGCTTTGAAGAATTTGGGGTTGCCTATTCAACATCGATTGAAAAGAAACGGTGGGATGGGTaaatgtgcttga